One window of Acropora palmata chromosome 1, jaAcrPala1.3, whole genome shotgun sequence genomic DNA carries:
- the LOC141883474 gene encoding chymotrypsinogen A-like produces the protein MLRCIGVFSVLPVLCLVQGSHAEPKCGKRSLFTRIVNGEEAAPHSWPWQVSLRVKNGRKRTHICGGSLIRRNWIITAAHCVRSYPYPDGYTVVVGMHKKRGPPKEGGQEFDVKTLYRHKGFTMQNLMHDVAVLELKGSVTLTDKVLPVCLPTEPPTPGTQCYVTGWGRLRGRGRTPENIPLQQAKVPIVSHEDCAAKYGRYDRKAHLCAGQGHSSGSGSCQGDSGGPLVCEQGNRWYLHGIVSFGKRYCPTEYYSVFARVTTYLKWITDRIEGKGPPPDTLPPPTTNPNCKDERGDCAANAIFCKFMPEIRKGCSRTCRTC, from the exons ATGCTGCGGTGTATTGGAGTCTTCAGTGTGTTGCCGGTTCTTTGCTTGGTCCAGG GCAGTCACGCAGAACCCAAGTGTGGCAAACGTTCTCTCTTCACACGAATTGTAAACGGAGAAGAGGCAGCGCCACATTCATGGCCGTGGCAAGTTTCTCTTCGTGTAAAAAATGGACGCAAGAGAACCCACATCTGCGGTGGATCTCTCATAAGACGAAATTGGATTATCACAGCGGCGCATTGTGTTCGGAGTTATCCTTATCCAGATGGATATACCGTTGTAGTGG GTATGCACAAAAAGAGAGGACCCCCGAAAGAAGGTGGACAAGAGTTCGACGTGAAAACTCTGTATAGACACAAAGGCTTTACTATGCAAAACCTAATGCACGATGTCGCGGTACTAGAACTCAAGGGTTCTGTAACACTGACTGACAAGGTATTGCCAGTGTGCCTTCCAACCGAACCACCGACGCCCGGAACTCAATGCTACGTGACAG GTTGGGGGCGCCTTCGTGGAAGAGGAAGAACTCCAGAGAACATTCCCTTGCAGCAAGCAAAGGTGCCCATTGTTTCTCACGAGGATTGTGCAGCTAAGTACGGCCGATACGATAGAAAAGCTCATTTATGCGCGGGACAAGGACACTCCAGCGGTTCAGGCAGTTGTCAAGGGGATAGTGGCGGACCGCTTGTGTGTGAGCAAGGCAATAGATGGTACTTGCATGGAATTGTCAGTTTTGGCAAAAGATATTGCCCAACTGAATACTACAGCGTCTTTGCACGAGTGACAACATACCTAAAGTGGATAACAGATAGGATCG AAGGAAAAGGTCCACCACCAGATACACTTCCACCACCAACGACGAATCCAA ATTGCAAGGACGAGAGAGGAGATTGTGCTGCTAATGCAATCTTTTGCAAGTTTATGCCTGAAATAAGGAAGGGTTGCTCAAGAACATGCAGGACTT GTTGA
- the LOC141889744 gene encoding adenosine receptor A2b-like, whose product MSTLSTILSVINGFSSVAGTIGNLLVCFVIFRNEELQAGINYFILNLSVADLCVCSVAQPLYIYYLNQKWSDRNFMYFKIVSYVALHASFFNLLSLTTNRLFAVWLSLEYGTVMRGKNIALAVSVGWLLSIVMAILFSSTPLQKPAPYFHFSMLIMFLLMYAKIFTIARKQRRQIVSQYEAISHNYRVRRIAHDHLTTRTLAFLIGNSVILFLPDLVFQLKGSSDYTRFRWSFTTMFLSSFLNPCVYAWRSEKFRVALFNSLGFSRRRSKTNAVALQDFKTLKGECVRGTIDNSIRIINIEALAVMEANLTGT is encoded by the coding sequence ATGTCAACACTTTCAACGATTCTATCTGTTATCAATGGTTTTTCCTCTGTTGCGGGAACCATCGGAAACTTGCTTGTCTGTTTTGTTATATTCCGGAATGAAGAGCTACAAGCTGGTATCAATTACTTCATTCTAAATCTTAGCGTAGCAGATCTGTGCGTGTGTTCCGTTGCTCAGCCTTTATACATTTACTATTTGAACCAAAAGTGGAGTGATAGAAACTTCATGTATTTCAAGATTGTATCGTACGTTGCTCTGCATGCCTCCTTCTTTAATCTCCTATCTTTGACCACAAATAGATTATTTGCTGTGTGGCTTTCTCTTGAGTATGGCACCGTGATGCGTGGAAAGAATATTGCCTTGGCAGTGAGTGTTGGGTGGTTATTATCAATTGTAATGGCCATTTTATTTTCGTCAACACCGCTGCAAAAGCCTGCcccttattttcacttttctatGCTGATCATGTTTCTTTTGATGTACGCAAAGATTTTCACCATTGCAAGAAAACAGCGTCGTCAAATAGTCTCCCAATACGAGGCTATTTCGCACAACTACAGAGTTCGCAGAATAGCGCATGATCACTTGACCACAAGAACACTTGCATTTCTCATTGGCAACTCTGTGATTTTATTCCTACCGGATTTGGTTTTTCAACTCAAGGGGAGCAGCGACTACACGAGGTTTCGCTGGTCATTTACCACAATGTTCCTTAGCTCGTTTTTAAATCCTTGTGTGTACGCGTGGAGAAGCGAAAAGTTTCGGGTGGCTCTTTTCAACAGTTTGGGTTTCTCCAGAAGGAGATCAAAAACAAATGCTGTTGCACTCCAGGATTTCAAGACCTTGAAGGGAGAATGCGTGAGGGGGACGATTGACAACTCAATTAGGATAATAAACATTGAGGCCCTGGCTGTCATGGAAGCGAATCTCACGGGGAcataa
- the LOC141889728 gene encoding casein kinase I-like, translating to MAGSSSSSNSLSGSLVADKYRLLVQIGRGSFGVIWLAKDTESREQVAVKIESHYSRQPKTLLEEARLLMALHRASEGGIADGFPQVFWSGQKFTNNVLVMELLGENLDYLLHKKSGPGTFTLKSVIQLAYQMIDRIKFVHENDYLHRDIKPENFLMGRRDKKNTVYLIDFGLAKKYRDGRVSHIRFRQKEKEEITGTARYASVNAHKGMELSRRDDLESVGYLLVYFLRGSLPWQGLQARNDRERYKLITEKKLSVSVEKLCQDFPNEFKVYLDYCRALKFEEEPDYEYLKELFRQLASKLNVDLDSIFDWNQETLACKPKTDMQKEETKE from the exons ATGGCTGGTTCGTCTAGCTCTTCGAATTCATTATCCGGTAGCCTGGTTGCTGACAAGTATCGTCTCTTGGTTCAGATTGGGAGGGGCTCTTTTGGAGTTATATGGTTGGCGAAGGATACGGAAAGTAGGGAACAAGTTGCTGTGAAAATTGAATCTCATTACTCCCGTCAACCCAAGACGCTGTTAGAGGAAGCTCGTTTGCTTATGGCGTTACACCGTGCTAGTGAGGGCGGAATTGCG gATGGTTTTCCGCAAGTTTTCTGGTCTGGACAAAAGTTTACTAACAACGTTCTTGTTATGGAATTATTGGGAGAAAACCTGGACTATTTACTTCACAAGAAATCAGGACCAGGCACGTTTACCCTGAAGAGTGTGATTCAGTTGGCATACCAGATGATCGATAGGATTAAATTCGTTCATGAGAATGATTATCTACACCGTGACATTAAACCCGAGAACTTTCTCATGGGGCGACGGGATAAAAAGAACACG gtctatttgatcgattttgGCCTCGCAAAGAAATATCGCGATGGACGAGTCAGTCATATTCGATttagacaaaaagaaaaggaagagatTACAGGAACCGCTCGTTACGCAAGTGTAAATGCTCACAAGGGGATGGAACTGAGCCGCAGGGATGACTTGGAATCCGTCGGATATCTCCTGGTTTACTTCCTAAGGGGCTCTCTCCCTTGGCAAGGACTCCAAGCGCGCAATGACCGCGAGAGATATAAATTAATAACTGAAAAGAAGCTTTCGGTTTCAGTAGAAAAGCTTTGTCAAGACTTCCCTAATGAATTTAAAGTTTATCTGGATTATTGCAGAGCATTAAAATTCGAGGAAGAACCCGATTATGAATatttaaaagaattgtttcGGCAGCTGGCATCGAAGTTAAACGTCGACTTGGATAGTATTTTCGATTGGAACCAAGAAACGCTGGCCTGTAAGCCAAAGACCGATatgcaaaaagaagaaacgaaagaatga